In the genome of Aphidius gifuensis isolate YNYX2018 linkage group LG6, ASM1490517v1, whole genome shotgun sequence, the window ATCAgggatttattcaaaaaatgttACGTaagtatttgaataatatattatgtaaccgattttctgacctgcacggcgagaactatcggccaaaGTCtacaacgaggatttctcacacTCCTCGAAATCACCGGGAGGAGCCAGGTTGGTTATCTCAGAACGAAACGGCCGTGGTAGTAACGAGAACAAAACCcgcatagaaaaaaatataactggGAAATATATCAATTTGGCCCTCAAAATATATCTTGTGAAAATATATCCAGAAACTATAATATGAATACATTTTGCTAGTTACAACCTTTTGAtgacccgagtggaaattgaatCCGACTTGGCCggatcctgatccgaatcggatccagtatGGCTAAGGTAATCCAGATCCAGCTTTCCTTACTCTTTcttgatccgaatcggatccagattgccAGACTTTAAttggactttattttttatttcaaagttatctccgggttcagtcaggtttggctaaggctaaccggatccggctttccttaCTCTTTCTTGATCCAAATCGGAACCggattgccggactttaattggactttatttttttattcaaagttatctccgggtttagtcaggtttggctaaggctatCCGGATCTGGTTTTCCTTACTCTATTCTGATCCAAATCTgatccagattgccggactttaattgaagtttgtttttttttcaaagttaaccTCCGGATTCGGTCGGGCTTGGCTAAGgtaagccggatccggtttcCCTGATTTGAAACGGATCCAACTTagaagttttttaaaaaaaaattaatttcagaatgtcattttattttttgataatattaaatacattgttgCATATGTGGCTTTCTTTCCAATCCAAGTCACGGGGTTTGCGGCTTGACCCTCTCCGATTTCGctcattttttgatatgttGTAGATTTTGGCCTTAAAAAAAAcccgaatttttttttttttttttttcttcgatttTTGAGGGTGCCACCATCGAATTTCAAGATATCGAAAATagtaccattttttttttgctgaattttttatcacagaTTTGAGGACGCAAAACAAGTGTTTTAAGCCCTTTACTAGAGTGGGCACTCAATaggaagtatttttttttgatttttgaaatttcaatttttgaaaaaaaaaaaatttttttcttaattttattttttttttagatggaaaaaaaaaagaaaacgaaatttacttttatgaaatttcaaatttctttttagttTCTGAGAAAAACCatatagtttgtttttttactctCGATTTGTTATGTGGTTTTTCggaaaaactaaaaagaaattgaaaattttataagagTAAATTtcgttttctattttttttttacatctaaaaaaaaaaataaaattaagaaaaaaaaattttttttttcaaaaatcaaaaaaaaatacttttcattgAGTGCCCACTCTAGTGAAGGGCttaaaatacttgttttgCGTCCTCAACtctgtgataaaaaattcagcaaaaaaaaaatggtgctATTTTAGATATCTTGAAATTCGATGGTGGAGCCCTCaaaaatcgaataaaaaaaaaaaaatgatcatacagttgctgaagcaactgtgccttccttgcggggggaattttaatttcttctttaatatatattaaaattcgtgactacaaatttatttcattctctattgttacaatgattattgttacagctgaaatttatttaatttccattcattttgcttgttccttctaatgggtcatctccatgtccagaatcgctttcttctaaccttttaaactctctgtctttattcattttgttgtactatgattttagcctgtcactttatttatttatttatttatttcaatccCAGCGACCTAGGTCATTATAGGGATTAAGGTAGAATTACAAATTTACATTTGGAATTAAGCTAAGTGTTGATTACATtattaagtataaaaattacaatgaataaagaaagaaaaaatacataagTAAAGTATATCAAAAGATTTAAGTTATGATTGTGATCTTTGCGAAGCCTTGACACAATTCATTACAAAATCAATAGTAACATGTTCGAATGATAAGATGTGTTCCAGCAATGTTGAATTCAAACAGACTCTGTTAGTCATGTCAACCATGACATTTACAGGTGAAAAGTAAGATATATTGGTGGTGGAGGACTCTACGTAGAATGGTTTAGAGTTACGCAGCTTGGTACTCGGTACCTTAAGCTTTACACCAGTCAGCAACTCTGGACAGTCAATCTTACCATGTAACAAGTTTATGAAAAACATGACCATTAGAGCTTCACGTCGTATGGACATGGGTAACATTTTGGCAAGATCATTCAACACAGCATCATCATGTCCACGTGGCATGATAATTCCATTGGTTTTTTTGATCATGTGCTTGTTGAATCTACGTTGAatactgtttatttttttaaattgttttaagcAACGCAGTGGATAAGTAGGTAAACAGTATTCAAGTTTGGATCCAACAAACGCATGATATAGACATTTTATAGCCTTAGGACAACTAAATGACTGTGTTAGCCTGATTACAAGCCCAAGTGCCACCATGCCAGCTCTAGCCACATGCTCAATTTGATGGTTAAACATAAGTTTACTATCAAATTTCACCCCAAGGTCAATTACATTGTCAGTTTGTGATATGATTCTACCATTAATGGTGTAATTATAAGGCACCAAGTTCCTAGCACGACTGTATGTTACAACGTAACACTTATCAATGTTAATTGACATATAATTTCGAGCAAACCAGCCTACAAACTTATTTAGATTAGATTGCAAGAATGAGCAATCATGTCTAGTTACAATTGGTAGATAAAGTTTAACATCATCTGCGTATAACAACGAGTAACATGATAGTGTGTGTGTAAGgtcattaatatatatattgaacaaTAATGGCCCAAGGATGGATCCTTGGGGAACACCAGATGTTGGTGAAAAAGGTGACGATAATATGCCATCCACAGAGACATGGCATCGGCGATTCGACAGGTAAGACCAGATTAGATTTATAATGCATAATGGaagattgataaatattaatttgttgataagTGTGAGCCAGTCTATCCTGTCGAATGCCTTTGACATGTCTGTGTAGATGACATCAACCTGACCACCACTACAAATACGATTCATAACATATTCAGTGAAGACAGTCAAGTTAGTACACGTACTACGACCTTTAATGAAGCCATGTTGGTTTTTTgtgatgtaaattttaaaataatctagtataattttatataacacTTTCTCAAAAACTTTATAGAAAGTCGATAGTAGAGATATTTGGCGATAATTTTTTACGTCTAGCTTGTTACCTGACTTGAATAATGGTCTAATCACCGAGATTTTCCAGCGAGTTGGGAATACACCAGCACGTAACgactcatcaaaaataattttaagtgGTACAATAAGAGCATCAGCACACagtttaataattgatgatggTATCCTGTCATATCCAGCTGAATTGGAGTTCTTTAGTTCAAGCAAAACACGCGATATATCAAGTTTATCAATTGTAATAGggtaattatcaatataactAGTTGTAGTTATGAGCTGATATTTAGACAAGTAGTCATGCTGTAATGGAGCAAATATGCTTGAAAAATGAGAAGCAAACAAGTTTACTATTTTGGATGAATCGTAGTGCAGTGTGTCCCCAACTAGTATACAGGAGATGTTACTGTTATTCTTAAGTTTATCGTTAACAAATGACCAAAACATCTTTGGGCAGGTAGTGACACTGGACTcgattgtattattaaaattattataatctcTGACTGTTAAACTTTTGATATCAGCATCTAGTGCTTTTACACGTAAGATATTCGTTTTGTTCTTATTGTTTTTAACTATTGCTCTATATTTGAGTTTACATTTGATTAAATCAATAAGATTTTTTGTGTACCAACGAGGAAAATTGCTTCTACACCTGGCCACAGCAGGCACTATGTagtgtttattaataatattatatagattGAGATAAAAGGCATCACATAAACTATCAACTGACACAGCATGATCAAGTTGAGTGTTCCAGTTGACAAGTCTCAGCCCCCTTTTAAATGAGTCGATATCAATAAACTttagattaaatttattgacttGGTTATTTGCCATATCAGCAAGACCAGTATTGGATTGAGAGTCTAGATTTTTAGTGAGAAGCTGAATTAAAATAGGTGGGTGGAACTTGTCAATTGTTACAATTGGTTCAGCTGGTTTGATGCTATATTCAAGGTCATTTAAGAATGCCAGGTCAAGTACATTACCAGCCTGGTTagcaatattattgatttgttgtaaattaacTGCATGTGCCAAAGTGGCAAGAGCAGAAACAATTTTCCAGTTTGACCTAttacacaaattatttttacaaaacgaAGGTAAGTTAAAATCACCAATTATTAAGACTTTCGATTTAAGTGATAATATGTAGGTTTGAAGAGCCTCGAGGTACTCTAAAATCTGGTGGtatataaagaataataatacgGTAGTTACAACGACGATGTTCTAAAAAAATACCCAAGGTATCAATAtcgtaaatataattaataacagcTGGTAATTTTAGCTGGTGACATCTAACTATACTATCATTATTAAGAGCACATAACACTCCACCACCTCTGCATTTCGAAATACAGTTTCTATCTTTTCTGAACACAGTGTATTGACTACAATCAAAGAAATGATACGATGAAATGTCAGCTGCAAGCCATGTTTCAGTAAGTAGTAATACGTCAAGTTGTGTGCTCAGTGAGTTGACAAATAACTCGTTCATCTTATTTTTGATGCTCCTAcagttttgataataaatgtcTAATGTGGCAGGATTAACAGTAACTGTGTCATGGTTGGCAACATTGCTGGATACATCTGGATGCAGTGCAATATTGAGTTTGTAATCTGTAATATTTAGAAAGGAAGAAAATTAGAAAGACAAtggtataaaataattggtgAAGTAATGAGTGAAGAATAAATAAGTGTtatagttgttgttgttcctgttgttgttgttgttgttgttgtggctGAGGTTGAGGTTGATGTTGAATGGCACGAGGATTTtgcttgataattttaaaaatgccaTCAACAAATCTGATTTTATCTTGAGTATTGCCAGTAGAGGCTAGTTGAGCTGATAAAGTACGACGTTGTTGAAGTTGAGATGGAGTGTAGTCAGAGGTAATGTAAACATTCTTTAGCCAGTCAGTAAgacgatgatttttttttagtattatcaattgttgtaCAAATAGATCTTTGTACAAGACATTTTTGAAACGGACTTTTGTCATGCGTGGTTTAGTTACAGTATTGGTGAATGGATGGATACGTGATGATGTATACTTCATGGTGCCTGGTAAGTTAAGAGTATTTGCAAGAACAGTGTTAATTAAAGTATCAACTTTACCTCTATCTATATCAGTTCGTTGTTTTGGTGTCAAagttattgaattttcttCTGGAATATTATAGACAATGATGTTATTCATTCTCTTAATTAATTCTGAGTTATTGTTGATGCCATCTTGCAACACAGCAACTCTGGTTATATTTTCATCAGAGATTTTTTTGACAGTTTCACCAAGACTGCGCTTAGTTTGAATTAAATCTTGTTCAATTTGAGTACACTTATTTATAACAAAGCCATTTATCTCATCAAGCTTTTTgcacatattattattgttagaaattaaattgtcaattttatcattattcaatatattttgattgagTAATGTTGTTTGTTGCTCAACGAGTGTTTTTAATAGGTCAGTGAGACCAGAGACACTAGGTATGTCTTCCTTGTTACTGTCTTTGCGAGGACGACCAAGTTTAGTTGTTTTTAATTGAGTAAGACAAGTAAGGTCAATGTTATTGAGGTCAGAAACCATTTTGTTGTGGTCAAAATTGACAGATGATGAGGCTAAGgtgttattatcattgtttacaCTAGTTAGTGACAAACTACGCCGTGGAGATCGAGCCACCGCCATGATCCAGCAGCAGTACTGTGCTACcctctattaattaattatcccAACTGAGACTGTGCAGTAGATGTGCGTGTAAAATCACTGAATGTCACCACGTCCAGAAGACGACGTATATAAATGAGTAGCGATTCACAATGCACCAGGATATCCAGAGATTATGGCCACACACACAGgacttttaaataatgcacTGAATATAGAATTAATAGTCTAAAGCTGAAATACAGCCAAGTAGATGATGCACTGATTATAAACTTGAAACTCGAAAAGCCAAAAGCCtcacccttttttccctagaTATTTTCTGCTTTTTCATTCTATATAGTtagttcaatctaaaatatattttctttggtaaatttattatctttatttagtttaatcaaactttttttcatttaaattttattttacttcataatcactgtcgtctgctaatgttattgttctttattttaataaccgtcctgacattgcatatataaattctactttgtttattgctattatgattgcgatgatatctaaataatgttattgaatagttttcttttttttttttttttttttgctaaaattattttgcctgccaatgaattaattggtagatgtacaatttcttgtatttttttaaactcgaaattaatgtttggtatattttcattttcctcatcgtcatcgaattttatattagcttttactggtatcattatttctttattat includes:
- the LOC122859507 gene encoding uncharacterized protein LOC122859507, producing MAVARSPRRSLSLTSVNNDNNTLASSSVNFDHNKMVSDLNNIDLTCLTQLKTTKLGRPRKDSNKEDIPSVSGLTDLLKTLVEQQTTLLNQNILNNDKIDNLISNNNNMCKKLDEINGFVINKCTQIEQDLIQTKRSLGETVKKISDENITRVAVLQDGINNNSELIKRMNNIIVYNIPEENSITLTPKQRTDIDRDYKLNIALHPDVSSNVANHDTVTVNPATLDIYYQNCRSIKNKMNELFVNSLSTQLDVLLLTETWLAADISSYHFFDCSQYTVFRKDRNCISKCRGGGVLCALNNDSIVRCHQLKLPAVINYIYDIDTLGIFLEHRRCNYRIIILYIPPDFRVPRGSSNLHIIT